The Bacteroidota bacterium genomic interval TTCTTCAACTTCTCGAATCGCGTTTGGACAACGTGGTGTACAGAATGAATCTTGCATCTACGCGCAGAGGCGCACGCCAGTTGGTTTCTCACAAGCATATTACTGTGAATGGAAACGTGGTAAACATTCCTTCTTACACAGTGAAGCCGGGAGATTTGATTGGAGTGAGAGAGCGTTCAAAAGATATGGACCCCATCCGGAATTCTCTTGCAGGTTCATCCGTGAAATATCAATGGCTTGAGTTCGACCAGAATCTCATGCAGGGAAAATTCATGGCGCTTCCTGAACGAACACAAATTCCTGAGAACATCAAAGAACAATTAATAGTGGAATTGTACTCAAAATAAAATGCGTCATAAAATAAGCGTAATGCCAATATACTAATGCGTACTAATGAAACTAATTATACTAATAACAGCCATTAGTATTATTCGATATTTGTATCATTAGTATCAATTAGTATATTGGCATTTTAATCAATAGCATATTAGCATTGTACTCAAAACATAAACCAGAAACCTAAACACAACAAACACTATGGCAATATTAACAT includes:
- the rpsD gene encoding 30S ribosomal protein S4 — encoded protein: MARYTGPKQRINRKFAEPILGGNGKTLEKKAYPPGMHGMTKKRGKKSEYAGQLAEKQKAKYTYGILERQFENTFERAARAKGVTGEVLLQLLESRLDNVVYRMNLASTRRGARQLVSHKHITVNGNVVNIPSYTVKPGDLIGVRERSKDMDPIRNSLAGSSVKYQWLEFDQNLMQGKFMALPERTQIPENIKEQLIVELYSK